Below is a window of Hydrogenimonas sp. SS33 DNA.
CTGTTGACAGCGTAGTTGATGAAACCTTTGACGCCCGCTTCCTGATTGTCGTAGTAGTAGCCCCCGTAGAGATTGGTGGCGTAACTGTAGGGGTAGCCCTCCTTCGGGTCCATATGGAAACTCATGCCGTAGAACTGGTCGAAACGGGCGCGGATCGCTTCGAATTCGACGGCGTGGTTTCCTTTGGTAATGCGGGAGTAGAAGTGGCCGAACTCCTTGTCGCGGCTCAGAGCCGCTTTGCCGGTACGGACTTTGTGGCGCCGGAGGTCAAAATAGTTCGCATAGAGCAGATACCCTATGCCGCCGTCGGTGACATGGGCCGAGTAGGCGTAGAGGTCCCTGGTGCCGTAGGTGCCGCCGAAAACACCCAGGACATCCGTATTTTCACGGGCGGGGTCTTTCGTGTAGAGCTTGATGACGAAGGCTCCCTGCTCGACGCCGAAAGAGAGGGCCGGCGCTCCCAGATAGATCTCCACATGGTCGATGTAGCTCATATCCATCTGGGCGTAGAGCCGCAAAGCGTTTCCGCCGTAGGGAATCTCCATGGCCCGGTCGTTGACGTAGAGCTTGATTCCCACGTTGGATGCCGGCTGATAGGGGGCGTAGAAGACGTCGGTGAGGCCGTAATTGTCCTCTTTGTATTCGAGAAATGGGATCTTCTCCAGCAGCTCCTTGAGCTGTTTGATCTGCATCCTTTCCAGGTCGCGGCGTGTGTAGACGATGAGGTTGCCTGCCGATTCCTGTTTCGTCAGGTTGGAGAGATCCGCCTGCTGTGCATATTCATCCAGCAGAGCGGAGAGGTTTTCCTCGGCTGCCAGCGGCAGGGAGAGGGCCGACAGGGCGGCGATGAATCCTATGAAGATCTGCCACCGCATTTTCAACCGGTCAGGCTTCATACCTGTCTCCTTCGGTGGAGTGAAGGGTTTCGGACGGCCTTCCGAAATAGTATCCCTGGAGGCAGTCGAAACCGATACGTATAGCCAAATCGGCCATCTCGCCGTTTTCTATACCCTCCGCCACCGTTTTGATTCCCATGATCGATGCTGTTTGCTGAAGAGATTGCAGGACGGTTACGATCAGGGGGCTCTCCATCGCTTTGGCGAGGATCGTGCGGTCCATCTTGACGACATCGGGGTGGAAATGGAGAAGGTAGTTGAGGCCGGCATACCCTCTTCCGTAGTCGTCCAGGGCGATTTTGATTCCCAGCTCCTGCAGGCGCCGGGTTTTTTCGCTCAGGAGGGAGAAATCATCGATTTTATGCTCCTCCAGCAGTTCCACACTCAGCAGTTTTGCGGCTTCCGGGTTTTGGGCCAGGCGGTCGTAGAGCATTTCGAAAAGGGTCTCATCCAGAAAATCGTTGATGTCGAAGTTGATACTCAGTGCCGTCTTTTTCTTGAGGCAGGTAGTGATGGCTCCCTCCAGAAGCTGTTTGCTCAGATCCCGGTAGGCCTGTGTCCCCCGAATGGCGGGAATGAATTCCGCGGGCAGGTAGATACGGCCGTCCTCCCCCCGCAGGCGGGCCAGGGTTTCGTACCGTACGGGCTTTCCCGTATCGGTCGCGACGATGGGCTGAAAATGGAAAAAAAGTCTTCCGTCGGCGATCGCACGGCTGATCTCTGCAAAAAGCAAAGAGCGGTTCCGGATGTTCTCTTCGCCATAGACGACAATTTTGTTTCTGCCGCTGGTTTTGGCGATATAGAGCATTTTGTCCGCGAGGCGGATCGCTTCCGAAATATCCGTCGCACTCCCCGGGACGGGGACGACACCCGTCGAAACGGTGACGTTCAGCTCCTCCTGGCCGATGCGGACGGGATTTTCGGGAAATGCACCGTGGATCCGTTGGGCGATGCGGATGACCTCATTTCTGTCGGAGAGACCGACAACGAAAATGAGGAACTCCTCTCCTCCATAGCGGATGACGATATCGTCGGCTCTGGTGAAACGCTGGAGAATGCGCGCCACATGAACCAACACTCTGTCTCCGGTATCATGCCCGTAGCGGTCATTGACCCGTTTGAAGTGGTCGATATCCAGCAGTATGACGGAAGTATCGGAAAGATCGAGATGCTCCCGTATCCGCAGCAGCAGGTTGCGGTTGTAGAGATGGGTGAGCGGATCGATGCTGTTTCTCCGCCGCTGCAGATAGAAGAGCAGGGACCACACCAGGCTGACGATGAGAAGCACGATCAATGCGATAGAGAGGATTTTCAGAAGTTTTTTGATCGGCGTGAGCAGGTGGTTGAAGTTCTGGTACGCCTTGATCGATATATCAAAGACCAGTAGCGTTTTGGGCTCTTTCCATATGGTCAGGGGGTAATAGTAGGTGAGCCAGAGCCCCGTAAAATCCTTCTGCATGGAGTAGACCGGCTTCTTCTCCCTGAGGGCATCGGCCCATACGTCATTGTCGGGGTCAAACTTCTGTCCAAAGAGTCCCCGCTGCCCGATCTCCCAGGAGCCGTCGGCGAGATAGCGCAGTTTTCCGCGGTCGAGATAGAGGAGATAGACGTAACGGAAATGGTTGTTGGAAAAGAGCCCCAGAATTTCATTGACGCGCTTGCGCAACGCTTCGTCTCTGCCCAGACGCTCTACCGGATGATCGGGTACTACCGTTTTGAGTTGGTTCTGGATATTGCCGGCAAACTCCTCCACCGTCTGGATCTGGTTGCGAATGAATTCCGCATAGACCTTTTCGAAAGTCCGGTCGATATCGTGATAGAGCCATGAAATGACGGCCGTGGTGGCGAGCAGTACGATGAAATAGGCGGTTGCGGCCGGGCGAAATCGCAAACGCAGGGGGGGAAGCGAGAACCGCAAACCCCGTTTTTCCCTCTTTTTTCGTCTATCCGGCACTGTGCTCATGGACTTTGTCCTGTACAGGTCAGGTTCTCAGGGGCTGCCGTGAAACGCAGTCACGGAGAGAGGGGAGAGGGGATGAAGAGAAGAGGTCGGTTTTCGTTACCATTTTTTATCCCCTCTTTCTTCGGTTCGGGAAAGTTCCCCGGGCCTGGTCTTCGAAACCGGCATGACTATCCTTTTGACCGCAGCCGACTACGTAGAACTTTTTCGAAATTACCGATGTCGGGCATACGGTAGGTCCCCTCCCGCTGCCGTGTCCCCCACATCGGTTCGGGAAAATAGCTGTCGTTTTCAAACCGTGCCATAAGATGAATATGGACTCTCGGCAGATAGTTGCCGAAGGATGCCAGATTCATCTTATCCGGGTTGAAGTATTCGATCATCGTCTCTTCAACGATGCGGCAGACACGCCATATTTTCCCATAGAGTTCTTCCGGGCACTCGGAGAGTTCCCGGTAGGGTCTTTGGGTGAAGAGCTTGATCCAGGGGATTTCGCTCTCTTCCCATTCCAGAATTATATCGTCATCTTCGTAAATCATGTTGGCTTCAAAGCGCGTCGCGGATGCCGATGGCGTACCAGATGATGACGAGGTTGAGCAGGAAGATCGCCATGGAGCTGCCCCGGGAGACGATGTTTTGGAGTGTCGAGCGCTCGATGCCGTGGGTTTTGAAGGCGATGGTCATGTGGATGACGGTCAGCAGGGTCAGGCCGCCGACGATCATCAGCTTCACGTGCATCAGACGGGCCAGCTCCGAGTCGGGGGCATGTTTGAAAACGTCGGGAAAGCCGAAGTGGAAAAACATGGTCAATCCGGTGATCCAGAGAATGACGAGCCAGAAGGTTTCGAAGTAGCCGTAGAGCGGCCCCAGGTGGGCGTAGACCTGCTTCTGGGCCTTTCTGTCTCTGAGCAGGACGCCCAGGGCGAAAAGCAGCAGCGACCCGCCGATCCAGGCGGTAGCGGCCAGGATATGGGTGTAGAGGACGACCTTGATCATCTCAGTAGAGATATTTCTTGGGGTTGTTCATGATCTCTTCCGGGTCGATGCCGGTCCATTTGCGGATGGTCTCCTTCTCCTCTTTGGAGAGTTTGGCGTCGGGGTGGAAGCGGACGTAGGTGCCCAGGGGCATCGCCAGCCCCACGGCTTTGAAGATCATCGCCTTGAGCTTCTGTTTCTTCTCTTCGGGGTAGCTCTCCCAGATGCTGAAGTTGAGCCACTTGCGGCCTACATGGACATCCCTGGCGATGAACCACTTCATGGGGGCGATGGCGCTGTACCAGGGCCACCGCGTCTGGTTGGAGTGGCAGTCGTAGCAGGAGCGGACGAAGATACTCTTCACCTCCGCCGGCGCTTTGATCTCCAGTGCCGGGTCGCTTTTGGGGTTGTCCCTCGTGACGGGGATCAGCTGAATGCCTATGATCGCGATGAGAAACAGAATGCCAAGCCATTTGCCTGCCGACATGTCGGACCTTTTCGTTTGGAATTTATATTATGTAACATCAGTTATGTAATGGATAAAGCGTATTGTAGTACAAAATAGAGAGGTTTGTCTTCCCGTGGCGGGAGTGCTTTCAAAAATTTAGGTTGCGTTCAATTTCGACTAAACGCCCCCTGGAGGAAACGGTTGAACTGGTTGGCGAAGGCGTGGGCATCCTTCGGGCCGAAGGGTTTTGGCCCCTTGGTGGTTTCGCCGCTTTCGCGGATCGCCTCCATCAGGTTGCGCATGGCCAGGTACTGCTTGATATTGTCTGGGGTGTAGCGTTCACCCCGGTGGTCGATGGCGCTGCCGCCGGCACTGATGACCCGGTCGGCCAGGGGGATGTCGGCGGTGATGACCAGGTCCCCGGGCCGGAGCATCTCGACGATGCGGTCGTCGGCCTTGTCCGCCCCCCGGCCCACGACGACCGTTTCGATATGGGGCGATGTTCCGATGGAGATTTTCCGATTGGCGACGACCCTGGTGGGCAGGCCGTACTTTTCGATGCCGCGCAGCAGAATGGGTTTGAGAAGGTTGGGCAGGGCGTCCCCGTCAATGTAGAGGGTCATGCCGGGCGCTCCGGTGCGGCGCTTTCGCACAGCGATGCGACGGGGCAGCGGCCGCAGTCGGGCCGCAGGGGTTTGCACACGACCTGCCCGAAGGCGACCAGCAGGCGGTTGAGCCCCCGCTTTTCTTCGTCGTCAAGCAGGGTTTTGAGGGCTTCGTAACTCTCTTCGGGGGTGGCGGTACGCAGGAAGCCCCAGCGGTTGAGAATGCGGTGGACGTGCACATCCACCGCCACCACGTTTTGGCCGAAAGCCCGCTCCAGTATGATGGCCGCCGCCTTGGGGCCGATGCCCTTGATGTTCAAAAGCGCTTCCTCGCTGCCGGGGACCCTTCCGCCGAAGCGCTCCTGCAGAGTTGCGGCAATGTCGTGGATGGCGCGGGCCTTTTTGCGGTAGAAGCCGACAGGGTAGATGGCTTCTTCGATCCTCTCTACCGGCACATTTACCATCGTTTCGGGCGTGTCGGCCAGGGCGAAGAGGCGCTCCCCCGCCGCCTGGGTCACTTCGTCTTTGGTGCGGAAGCTGAGCACCACCGACACGGCGATGGTGAAAGGGGTGCGCCGGTAGCCGTAGCGGTCGTGCTTGGCGGGGGCGTCCCATTTGGGGTACTCGGCCCGAAGAATCTCCAGTGCCCGGTCGAAATCTTCCCGTTTCAAGGCGCTACCGCTCGTACATTTCGTGGTCTACGGCCACTTTGTAGGTGGGGTCGTCCTCCTCCCAGGTGCAGTACTTGCCGGCGGCTTTGAGGAGTTTTTTGCAGTCTTCGCTCAGATGCCGGATCGTCAGCTTCTTGCCCGCCTCTTCGTAGCGTTTCGTGATCTTGTCGATCGCCTCGACGCCGCTGGAGTCCATCACCCGCGCCCGCTTGAAGTCCATGACCACCTCGTCGGGGTCGTGGGCCACGTCGAACTGGTCCATGAACCCCTGGACCGAGCCGAAGAAGAGGGGGCCGTCGAATTCGTAGATTTTGCGGTCGCCCTCGGTGTAGGTGCGTGTGTAGACCCGGGCGTGCTGCCACGCGAAGACCAGGGCGGAGATGATGACGCCGATGATGACTGCCATGGCCAGGTCCGTGAAAATGGTGACGACGGTGACGGTTATGAGGATGAAGGCGTCGGTTTTGGGCATTTTGCGCAGCCGGTCGAAGCTGGCCCACTCGAAGGTTTCGACACTCACCATGAACATGATGCCCACCAGCACGGCGATGGGGATCTGGCCGATGAGGTCGCTGAGAGAGACGACGAAGAGGATGAGCAGCAGCGCCGCCGTCACGCCCGAAAGCCGCCCCCGCCCGCCGGAAGTGAAGTTGATGATGCTCTGGCCGATCATGGCGCACCCCGCCATACCGCCGAACATGCCGCAGGCGGCATTGCCGGCCCCCAGGGCCACCGCTTCCTTGTTGGCGTTGCCCTTTTCGCCGCTCATCTCATCCAGGACCGAGAGTGTCAGCAGGCTCTCGATGAGCCCCACCGCCGCCATGACCGCGGCGTAGGGGAGGACGATTTTGAAGGTTTCGAAGCTCAGGGGGACGGCGGGCCAGTGGAAGCTCGGCAGGTCGCCGGCGATGGAGCCCAGGTCGGCCACCCGTTTGGTGTCCAGGTCGAAAAGCACGGTAATAGCGCTCAGGACGATGATGGCCACCAGCCCCGCGGGCACGGCTTTGGTGAAGCGGGGGAGAAGGATCATCGTCGCCATCGTGGCGGCGACCAGAATATACATGACCGGGCCTTCCCCTTTGAACATCGGAAGCTGGGCGAGGGCGATGACGATGGCCAGGCCGTTGACGAAGCCCAGAATCGCCGGCTGGGGCACCAGGCGGATGAATTTGGCCAGCCGAAACAGCCCGAACGCCACCTGGATGAGCCCCGCCAGAATCGTGGCGAAGAAGAGATACTCCACGCCGTGGGCCGCCACCAGGGAGACCATGACCACCGCCACGCTTCCCGTGGCCCCGCTGATCATCCCCGGCTTGCCGCCGAAAAGCGCCGTGATGAGTCCCAGCAAAAAGGCGGTATAGAGCCCCACGAGCGGGCTCACGCCGGCGATGAGGGAAAAGGCGATCGCCTCGGGAACCAGGGCGACCGCGACCACCGCTCCGGAGAGGACGTCGTTTTTGACACTGTGGCCGGAGTAGGTTTTCAGAAGTTGTGCGAACACGGAAGACCTTTTTGTGAGTGAAAAGTGAAAAACTAAAAACTAAAAGTTTGGGAAGGTCGCTTCGCTTCCTTCTATATAATTACAGATGTTACGCAACGCATGAGCAAAGCCCATGCGTTGGCGGGGACTGACCGTCCCCTGCACCCCCCTAAAGCTTCGAAATCGAAGATTTCGAGAAGACGTCACGCTTTTTGCGTAACGTCTGATAATTATTCAAAAATTGTCCGCGAAGGGGTTCCCGAAAGTTTTTAGTTTTTAACTTTTAGTTTTTAGTTCCATCTATACTAAGCCGCGGATTATAGGTAAAAAGCTCTTAAGGCCGATTAAGTATTTCGATGTATAATTGGTTCTCTTCAAAAACCGCCTCCGATTTCTACAAGTTTAGATTAAGCTTACATTAAACAGAGTTGCTTTATCATGCCTCCAGATTAATTAAGACAAATTTAGTCCTATTTGGAGAATGAAGCTATGGCGAACATGAAAGTCTACCTCGACAACAATGCGACGACGATGGTCGATCCGGAAGTGAAGGCGGCGATGGACCCCTATTTCTGCGAGATTTACGGCAACCCCAACTCCCTTCACGACTTCGGGACGGCCTCCCACCCGGCCCTTCGCAGGGCGATGGACCAGATGTACGAAGCGATCGGTGCGCGGGACGAAGACGACATCGTCGTTACCTCCTGTGCCACCGAATCCAACAACTGGGTTCTCAAAGGGATCTACTACGACCTGATCCAAAACGGCGAGAAGGACCACATCATCACCACCGAAGTGGAGCACCCTTCCGTCACCGCCGTCTGCCGCTGGCTGGAGGAGCAGGGCGTCCGCGTCACCTACCTCCCCGTCAACGGCGACGGTATCGTCGAGGCCCATACGGTGCGGGATTTCATCACCGACAAGACGGCGCTGGTCTCCGTGATGTGGGCCAACAACGAAACGGGCGCCGTCTTCCCCATCGAAGCGATCTCCGAAGTGTGCAAAGAGAAGGGTGTCCTGCTCCATACCGACGGGGTTCAGGCGGTCGGAAAGATCCCGGTGGACGTCATCCGCGCGGGGGTCGACTTCATGAGCTTTTCGGCCCACAAGTTTCACGGTCCCAAAGGGGTCGGCGGCCTCTACATCCGTAACGGCCACCCCCTGACGTCGCTGCTGCACGGCGGCGAGCATATGGGCGGACGCCGGTCGGGTACCCTCAACGTTCCCGGCATCGTCGGTATGGGCAAGGCGATGGAGCTGGCGAACTACTACCTGAAGTTCGAAGAGGAGCATGTGCGCCGCCTGCGGGACAAGCTCGAAGACGCCATCCTGGAGATTCCCGACACCTACAGCGTCGGGCCGCGGGAGAACCGTACGCCCAACACGGTGCTGGTCTCCGTGCGGGGTGTCGAGGGCGAAGCGATGCTCTGGGACCTCAACCGTGCCGGCATCGCCGCCAGTACGGGAAGCGCCTGCGCCAGTGAAGATCTGGAGGCCAATCCCATTATGGTCGCCGTGGGTGCCGACAACGAACTGGCCCATACGGCGGTTCGCCTGAGCCTGAGCCGCTTCACCACCGAAGAGGAGATCGACTATACGATCGAGCAGTTCAAAAAAGCGGTGGAGCGCCTGCGGGCGATTTCGAGCACCTATGCCTACATGCCCGAAAACATGAAAGAGCAGCAGGGAAGCGCCTGCAAGGCGTGACGCGTCCACGGCAAACGGAAGTTACCGGAATTTTTAGTTTTTAATTTTATAGTTTTTAGTTATCGAAAGAGGAGAATGATATGGCAAAGAACGATTTGATAGGCGGAAGCATCTGGGAAGAGTACAGCCAGAAGGTGCAGGACCTGATGAACAATCCCAAAAACCAGGGGGAACTGACGGAAGAGGATGCCAAGCGTCTGGGGGGCGAGCTGATCGTCGCCGACTTCGGTGCCGAAAGCTGCGGCGACGCGGTGCGGCTCTACTGGATCGTCGACCCCAAGACCGACAAGATCCTGGATGCGAAATTCAAGAGCTTCGGTTGCGGCACGGCGATCGCCAGCTCCGACACGATGGTGGAGCTCTGCAAGGGCAAAACCGTCGACGAAGCGGTGAAGATCACCAACATCGACGTCGAAAAGGCGATGCGTGACGAGCCCGACACCCCGGCTGTACCGCCCCAGAAGATGCACTGCTCCGTCATGGCCTACGATGTCATCAAAAAAGCGGCGTCACTCTACAAAGGGGTCGACATGGAGAGTTTCGAAGACGAGATCATCGTCTGCGAATGCGCCCGCGTCAGCCTCTCCACCATCAAGGAGGTGATCAAACTCAACGACCTCAAAACCGTCGAAGAGATCACCGACTACACCAAAGCCGGAGCCTTTTGTAAGAGCTGCATCAAACCCGGCGGCCACGAGGAGCGGGAGTACTACCTGGTCGACATTCTGGCCGAGACGCGCCGGGAGATGGAAGAGGAGAAGCTCAAAGAGGCGGCCCAGAAGCAGGAGAGCGGCGAAGAGGTCCCTTTCAAAGAGATGACGATGGTGCAGAAGATCAAGGCGATCGACAAGGCCATCGACGAGAGCGTGCGCCAGTACCTCGTGATGGACGGCGGCAACATGGAGGTGCTGGATGTCAAGGAGAACGGCCCCTATACCGACGTCTACATCCGGTACCTCGGCGCCTGCAGCGGTTGCGCCAGCTCCACCACCGGCACGCTCTACGCCATCGAATCGACCCTGAAGCAGAAACTCGACCCCAACATCCGCGTCCTGCCTATCTGACCCCTCTCACCTCCGGCCCGCTGCGCGGGCCACATTTTCCCCTCTTTTTACCGGCACTTTTTGATAGTTTTGAGCTTGAATTCGAGCGCGACATCCTGCCACGTTTTACCGGCATGCTTCTTGTAGCAGGCTTTGTTGAGACTGGCAAGAGAGGGTAGCATGTCGAAATCCCCCAGGTCGATCCACCCTTTGGCCTCCATCTCTCTCTCATCCGTTTCGCTCTTCATGGGGACCTCTTTGGTGATGCCGTTCATCGTGATATTGAGATCGACCCATCCGTCCCGCACCCGGGTGATGACCGCTTCGATCCGATCGACACCCTGGACCTGAAAAAAGGCTTTGACCAGTTTGGCGTCGCGCCCCCTGTTTTTGGAGTCGATGCTGGCGGTGTCGATGACCGCTTTCGCCCCTTCGATGAGTCCTTTCTCGCTCTTGTCGGGCATGGCGGAGAGTTTGACGTTGCCAAAGGTCCCCTGTACCCCTGTTTTCGCCGGGGTTTTGAAGGCTTCCCATGTGATCTCCGCATCCGCGATCCGGTAGGTGCACTCTCCGGCCAGCAGGGTGCCGGCGGCGAGCAGGGGGACTATCCATTTCGTGATCATTTCGGACTCCTTTTTTCAAATTGACGTGAAGATAGTCGGTTGCATCGTCATCATACCACGATCCCGATGCATCACGGCTGCTTTGTCACGGCACTCAGGTGTTGCGGTTTTCCGATTTGGCGCTTGATCTTTTTTCCTTCGTCGTACCAGACGCGCTCCACCAGCCGGCTCTGCCAATAGTTGTTTAGGCGGTCGAGTTCTCTTTTTTCGGTATGGAGCAGTTTGCCGGAGGGGAGATAGTCGTACCGTTCGACGAGATGCTCCCGGTTCTGGCGGTATCTGTCCAGCTTCCCGACGGAGACGATGTGGATCGTTTCGTCTCCGGGCAGGAAGAGGTCCGTGATGATCTGGGCGGGGGAGATTTTGCCCCCCTGATAGATGAAATGGCGGTGGGCACGGAGTTCGCCCGCATCTGAGAAGTGCCAGATGTCGGAAGGGACGGCGAAAAGGTGCCCCCGGCCGAAGGTCACGAACGTATAGCGGGTGATGGTGGGTTCGCCGATGAAACTGTAGATCTCCAGCGGGTAGCTCTTCTCCTCTTTCGTCGCGTAGACGAGGCGGGTGGCGGGGGTCTCCACGGCGCCAACTTCGTATCCTTTCGGCAGTCTGGCGAGTGTGGCGTTGATATCCTCGGCAGAGAGGGGCAGCCGCAGGCCCTTCAGCTTCGACAGCTGGACCACCGCGAGTTTCAGGCGCGGGTCGCGCTCCAGGCGGGCGCCGGCGGCCGCTCTCTTTTCCGGAAGAGGCAGGAGATCCGCGGGGTTCTTCCCGTGCGGCAGGGGCACGTCCTCCAGCGATTTTGCCAGAAGCTTTTTCGCGAAATCCACCTTCTTTTCAAGGCCGAGGGACTCCAGCCCCTTTTGCAGGACGATGCGGTTGGCGATGAAACGCTCCCCTATGTTTTCCCCTTTGGCGACGGCCATCTGCTTCTCGGGAGAAAGGGCGTCCGGCCTCTTTTTTCGGGGGTTTTCGGCCTGCGCCGACACGGTGACGCGGGTCACGGTTTTGTTTTCGTAAAGAAGCTTGGCGGTAAAGAAGCCCGCCAGGAAGATGCCCGCGACGGCGGCGGCGGCGCCGAAAAGGTAGGCATACCGTTTCCAGAAGGAGGGTTGCCGGGGAGGCAGGGGGGCCCGGTCGGCCTCTTTATGGGCCTTTTTTTCACGGTAGGCACGGTACTTTTCCAGAATGGTCTCCCTCTCCGACTCCTCCTTTCCGCGCCCGAAATATTTGGAAGCGATATCGGGCGGCAGATAGGCGTTTTCCAGGAGGTGGTAGACCTTGTCGACCAGTTTGATGTTGGTCATGAGCGGAATGTCGTTGGCCACGAAATGGGAGACCAGCTGAATCGCCCTCCTGTCACCGGGGTTCCACTCCTCCTCCTTGAGAATCTGCTGGAGGTCTTCGGTGTTGGAGAAGAGGGCGATGATGCGCTCCATCTTCTCCTGGATCGGCAGTTCCCGGGTTTGGCGGTTTTTGGATTTTTCGAAATGGAACTGCAAAATGGCGTAGGCCCAGTCGATCAGAGGCGTTTCCGGCGAGGAGGAGGCGAGGGTCCCGGAAGCATCCAGGAGCAGGTCGTTTTCGAGCCTGCTGAAGAGGAATTTCCGGCGGAGTTCGGCAACTTCCTTTTCCGATGGAATCGTCTCCATCAAAAAGGCGATCTTTTCCTGTGTCGTCATGGCGCTTCCCGGTTCGGTAGATTTTGTATCCATTTTACCGGAAACTGATTAAATCTATCAAAAAGGCATCGTCTCCTGCCCGATCGCCTGCCACCTTCGCCAGTAGTGCTCCACGAAGTCGCGGACCGTACCGGTGCGGGGGAGCCAGACCCCTTCCACTTTTTCCACATAGGCGTCGAGGAAGCCCGAGGCATCCTTTTTGGGCAGGTAGAAGTCGTGTACCAGCCGGATATAGCGGGCACGGTAGAGGGCTTTCTGGCGGCGGTAGGCCTCCTCCGTCAGGTCGATGGCGAGCCGTTGGCCGTCCCATGCCAGCACGCCCGCTTCGAAGAGGATCTCCAGGTGCAGCAATCCTTCGACATAGTAGGGCTCCACCTCCGGCGTCCTGCGCCAGCTCATGAGCCCCACGGCCCTGGCGACGGTGTCGCGCAGCACCTCCTCTTTGAGCGCCTCCTCCTCGTGCATGAAGAAGGCCATCAACCCCCCGACGGTCGCTTTGAACTCCTCGACGTTCTTGTAGTTGCCGCTGCCGTTCATGG
It encodes the following:
- a CDS encoding iron-sulfur cluster assembly scaffold protein translates to MAKNDLIGGSIWEEYSQKVQDLMNNPKNQGELTEEDAKRLGGELIVADFGAESCGDAVRLYWIVDPKTDKILDAKFKSFGCGTAIASSDTMVELCKGKTVDEAVKITNIDVEKAMRDEPDTPAVPPQKMHCSVMAYDVIKKAASLYKGVDMESFEDEIIVCECARVSLSTIKEVIKLNDLKTVEEITDYTKAGAFCKSCIKPGGHEEREYYLVDILAETRREMEEEKLKEAAQKQESGEEVPFKEMTMVQKIKAIDKAIDESVRQYLVMDGGNMEVLDVKENGPYTDVYIRYLGACSGCASSTTGTLYAIESTLKQKLDPNIRVLPI
- a CDS encoding YaiI/YqxD family protein, which translates into the protein MTLYIDGDALPNLLKPILLRGIEKYGLPTRVVANRKISIGTSPHIETVVVGRGADKADDRIVEMLRPGDLVITADIPLADRVISAGGSAIDHRGERYTPDNIKQYLAMRNLMEAIRESGETTKGPKPFGPKDAHAFANQFNRFLQGAFSRN
- a CDS encoding SulP family inorganic anion transporter encodes the protein MFAQLLKTYSGHSVKNDVLSGAVVAVALVPEAIAFSLIAGVSPLVGLYTAFLLGLITALFGGKPGMISGATGSVAVVMVSLVAAHGVEYLFFATILAGLIQVAFGLFRLAKFIRLVPQPAILGFVNGLAIVIALAQLPMFKGEGPVMYILVAATMATMILLPRFTKAVPAGLVAIIVLSAITVLFDLDTKRVADLGSIAGDLPSFHWPAVPLSFETFKIVLPYAAVMAAVGLIESLLTLSVLDEMSGEKGNANKEAVALGAGNAACGMFGGMAGCAMIGQSIINFTSGGRGRLSGVTAALLLILFVVSLSDLIGQIPIAVLVGIMFMVSVETFEWASFDRLRKMPKTDAFILITVTVVTIFTDLAMAVIIGVIISALVFAWQHARVYTRTYTEGDRKIYEFDGPLFFGSVQGFMDQFDVAHDPDEVVMDFKRARVMDSSGVEAIDKITKRYEEAGKKLTIRHLSEDCKKLLKAAGKYCTWEEDDPTYKVAVDHEMYER
- a CDS encoding heme-binding domain-containing protein, with the translated sequence MSAGKWLGILFLIAIIGIQLIPVTRDNPKSDPALEIKAPAEVKSIFVRSCYDCHSNQTRWPWYSAIAPMKWFIARDVHVGRKWLNFSIWESYPEEKKQKLKAMIFKAVGLAMPLGTYVRFHPDAKLSKEEKETIRKWTGIDPEEIMNNPKKYLY
- a CDS encoding YceI family protein, producing MITKWIVPLLAAGTLLAGECTYRIADAEITWEAFKTPAKTGVQGTFGNVKLSAMPDKSEKGLIEGAKAVIDTASIDSKNRGRDAKLVKAFFQVQGVDRIEAVITRVRDGWVDLNITMNGITKEVPMKSETDEREMEAKGWIDLGDFDMLPSLASLNKACYKKHAGKTWQDVALEFKLKTIKKCR
- a CDS encoding NifS family cysteine desulfurase, whose protein sequence is MKVYLDNNATTMVDPEVKAAMDPYFCEIYGNPNSLHDFGTASHPALRRAMDQMYEAIGARDEDDIVVTSCATESNNWVLKGIYYDLIQNGEKDHIITTEVEHPSVTAVCRWLEEQGVRVTYLPVNGDGIVEAHTVRDFITDKTALVSVMWANNETGAVFPIEAISEVCKEKGVLLHTDGVQAVGKIPVDVIRAGVDFMSFSAHKFHGPKGVGGLYIRNGHPLTSLLHGGEHMGGRRSGTLNVPGIVGMGKAMELANYYLKFEEEHVRRLRDKLEDAILEIPDTYSVGPRENRTPNTVLVSVRGVEGEAMLWDLNRAGIAASTGSACASEDLEANPIMVAVGADNELAHTAVRLSLSRFTTEEEIDYTIEQFKKAVERLRAISSTYAYMPENMKEQQGSACKA
- the nth gene encoding endonuclease III produces the protein MKREDFDRALEILRAEYPKWDAPAKHDRYGYRRTPFTIAVSVVLSFRTKDEVTQAAGERLFALADTPETMVNVPVERIEEAIYPVGFYRKKARAIHDIAATLQERFGGRVPGSEEALLNIKGIGPKAAAIILERAFGQNVVAVDVHVHRILNRWGFLRTATPEESYEALKTLLDDEEKRGLNRLLVAFGQVVCKPLRPDCGRCPVASLCESAAPERPA
- a CDS encoding bifunctional diguanylate cyclase/phosphodiesterase, giving the protein MSTVPDRRKKREKRGLRFSLPPLRLRFRPAATAYFIVLLATTAVISWLYHDIDRTFEKVYAEFIRNQIQTVEEFAGNIQNQLKTVVPDHPVERLGRDEALRKRVNEILGLFSNNHFRYVYLLYLDRGKLRYLADGSWEIGQRGLFGQKFDPDNDVWADALREKKPVYSMQKDFTGLWLTYYYPLTIWKEPKTLLVFDISIKAYQNFNHLLTPIKKLLKILSIALIVLLIVSLVWSLLFYLQRRRNSIDPLTHLYNRNLLLRIREHLDLSDTSVILLDIDHFKRVNDRYGHDTGDRVLVHVARILQRFTRADDIVIRYGGEEFLIFVVGLSDRNEVIRIAQRIHGAFPENPVRIGQEELNVTVSTGVVPVPGSATDISEAIRLADKMLYIAKTSGRNKIVVYGEENIRNRSLLFAEISRAIADGRLFFHFQPIVATDTGKPVRYETLARLRGEDGRIYLPAEFIPAIRGTQAYRDLSKQLLEGAITTCLKKKTALSINFDINDFLDETLFEMLYDRLAQNPEAAKLLSVELLEEHKIDDFSLLSEKTRRLQELGIKIALDDYGRGYAGLNYLLHFHPDVVKMDRTILAKAMESPLIVTVLQSLQQTASIMGIKTVAEGIENGEMADLAIRIGFDCLQGYYFGRPSETLHSTEGDRYEA
- a CDS encoding HIT family protein; amino-acid sequence: MIYEDDDIILEWEESEIPWIKLFTQRPYRELSECPEELYGKIWRVCRIVEETMIEYFNPDKMNLASFGNYLPRVHIHLMARFENDSYFPEPMWGTRQREGTYRMPDIGNFEKVLRSRLRSKG